One window from the genome of Ovis canadensis isolate MfBH-ARS-UI-01 breed Bighorn chromosome 21, ARS-UI_OviCan_v2, whole genome shotgun sequence encodes:
- the B4GALNT4 gene encoding N-acetyl-beta-glucosaminyl-glycoprotein 4-beta-N-acetylgalactosaminyltransferase 1 isoform X2 — protein sequence MGNMLSAQSLPGALLEAESRMRTPDGEKLSGVTDGRGVHTALATQRAEDSSESHEEEPVAEGRDLGVLFPGGAGRPLVLNLTRQVPAWREEYKGQANLHVFEDWCGGAVGQLRRNLHFPLFPHTRTTVKKLAVSPKWKNYGLRLFGFIHPARDGDVQFSVASDDNSEFWLSPNESPAGAQLVAFVGKTGSEWTAPGEFTKFSSQVSKPRRLMASRRYYFELLHKQDDRGSDHVEVGWRAFLPGLKFEVIGSAHISLYTDESALKMDHVAHVPQSPASHVGGRPRQEEPRADMLRPDPRDAFFLTPRVEPSDLESVLEPCAYAPTYVVKDFPIARYQGLQFVYLSFVYPNDHTRLTHMEADNKCFYRESPLYLERFGFYKYMKMDREEGGEDRQEAQRRAFLFLNPDDFLDDEDDGELLDAGLGPTGAPRRQGGRQLPAPAAPSEAAATPAAPPRRRSRALSWAARQLPLLLGRAPPPRPAARPSSGLSRVYVTRVRPGPRAPPRAPPLGARGPPRPPLPGVFLRPRPLPRVPLRAPPRPPRARGHRTSSPPAAELRAPAPAPATAEGRASAPGLAAPTADSNSSSEAQPVTSFLSLSQVSRPQLPGEGEEDEEEEGDDDEEGAPGDENASEDSEEAAGLARGRWREDAIDWQRTFSVGHVDFELLRSDWNDLRCNVSGNLQLPEAEAVDVVAQYMERLNMRHSGRYALLRIVNVEKRRDSARGSRFLLELELQERGGRRLRLSEYVFLRLPGARAGDTEEDRESPEPAAASPARPDGRPELCRPLRLAWRQDVTVHFVVPVKNQARWVVQFLADMAALHARTGDSRFSVVLVDFESEDMDVEQALRAARLPRYQYLRRAGNFERSAGLQAGVDAVEDASSIVFLCDLHIHFPPSILDGIRKHCVEGKLAFAPVVMRLSCGSSPGDPHGYWEVNGFGLFGIYKSDFDRIGGMNTEEFRDQWGGEDWELLDRVLQAGLEVERLRVRNFYHHFHSRRGMWGARSRKAARKEAP from the exons ATGGGAAATATGCTGAGCGCACAGAGCCTCCCTGGGGCCCTTCTGGAGGCAGAGTCGCGGATGAGGACACCCG ACGGTGAGAAGCTGAGCGGCGTGACCGACGGCCGGGGCGTCCACACTGCGCTGGCCACGCAGAGGGCAGAGGACTCCAGCGAGAGCCACGAGGAGGAGCCGGTG GCTGAAGGTCGGGACCTAGGTGTGCTGTTTCCAGGGGGCGCTGGAAGACCCCTGGTGCTCAACCTCACCCGTCAAGTGCCGGCGTGGCGAGAGGAG TACAAGGGGCAGGCGAATCTGCACGTGTTCGAGGACTGGTGCGGGGGCGCCGTGGGCCAGCTCCGGAGGAACCTGCACTTCCCGCTCTTTCCTCAC ACTCGCACCACCGTGAAGAAGCTGGCTGTGTCCCCCAAGTGGAAGAACTACGGCCTCCGCCTCTTCGGCTTCATCCACCCGGCGAGAGAtg GCGACGTCCAGTTCTCTGTGGCTTCGGATGACAACTCTGAGTTCTGGCTGAGCCCAAACGAGAGCCCAGCGGGTGCCCAGCTGGTGGCCTTTGTGGGCAAG ACGGGCTCAGAGTGGACGGCGCCTGGAGAGTTCACCAAGTTCAGCTCCCAGGTGTCCAAGCCCAGACG gctCATGGCCTCTCGGAGGTACTACTTTGAGCTGCTACACAAACAAGATGACCGCGGCTCAGACCACGTGGAAGTGGGC TGGCGAGCGTTCCTGCCGGGTCTGAAGTTCGAGGTCATCGGCTCTGCTCACATCTCCCTCTACACAG ACGAGTCAGCCCTGAAGATGGACCACGTGGCTCACGTGCCCCAGTCTCCTGCCAGTCACGTGGGGGGGCGGCCGCGGCAGGAGGAGCCCAGAGCTGACATGCTGCGGCCGGATCCCCGAGACGCCTTCTTTCTCA CGCCTCGGGTGGAGCCCTCGGATCTGGAGAGTGTGCTGGAGCCCTGCGCCTACGCCCCGACCTACGTGGTCAAGGACTTTCCCATCGCAAGATACCAGGGACTGCAATTC gTATACCTGTCCTTCGTTTATCCCAATGACCACACGCGCCTGACTCACATGGAGGCGGACAACAAGTGCTTCTACCGGGAGTCACCGCTGTATCTGGAGAG GTTTGGCTTCTACAAATACATGAAGATGGACCGGGAGGAGGGCGGGGAGGACCGCCAGGAGGCGCAGCGCCGAGCCTTCCTCTTCCTCAACCCCGACG ACTTCCTGGACGACGAGGACGACGGAGAGCTGCTCGACGCCGGCCTGGGGCCCACCGGCGCCCCCCGAAGGCAGGGCGGCCGCCAGCTCCCGGCCCCCGCTGCCCCCTCCGAGGCCGCGGCCACCCCCGCCGCGCCGCCGCGCCGCCGCTCCCGCGCGCTGAGCTGGGCGGCCCGCCAGCTCCCGCTGCTCTtgggccgcgccccgcccccgcggcCCGCCGCCCGGCCCTCCTCCGGGCTGTCCCGCGTGTACGTGACGCGCGTGCGGCCCGGCCCGCGGGCGCCCCCCCGGGCCCCGCCGCTCGGCGCTCGCGGCCCGCCCCGGCCGCCCTTGCCTGGCGTCTTCCTGCGCCCTCGACCCCTGCCCAGGGTGCCACTGCGGGCGCCCCCGCGCCCGCCCCGGGCTCGAGGCCACAGGACGAGCAGCCCCCCGGCCGCAGAGCTGCGAGCCCCGGCCCCGGCGCCGGCCACCGCGGAGGGCCGGGCAAGCGCGCCGGGACTCGCGGCCCCCACGGCGGACTCCAACTCTTCCTCTGAAGCGCAGCCCGTGACCTCCTTCCTGAGCTTGTCCCAGGTGTCCAGGCCACAGCTGCCTGGGGAGGgcgaggaggacgaggaggaggaaggggacgaTGACGAGGAAGGGGCGCCCGGCGACGAGAACGCCTCGGAGGACAGCGAGGAGGCGGCAGGCCTGGCGCGCGGCCGCTGGCGCGAGGACGCCATCGACTGGCAGCGCACGTTCAGCGTCGGCCACGTGGACTTCGAGCTGCTGCGCTCCGACTGGAACGATCTGCGCTGCAACGTGTCCGGGAACCTGCAGCTGCCCGAGGCCGAGGCCGTGGACGTGGTGGCTCAGTACATGGAGAGGCTGAACATGCGCCACAGCGG GCGGTACGCTCTGCTGCGCATCGTGAACGTGGAGAAGCGCCGGGACTCGGCGCGGGGAAGCCGCTTCCTCCTGGAACTCGAGCTCCAGGAGCGCGGCGGGCGCCGCCTGCGCCTGTCTGAGTACGTCTTCCTGCGCCTGCCCGGGGCCCGTGCCGGCGACACTGAGGAAGACCGCGAGAGCCCCGAGCCCGCCGCAGCCTCCCCCGCGCGCCCCGACGGCCGCCCGGAGCTGTGCCGGCCTCTGCGCCTGGCCTGGCGCCAGGACGTGACGGTGCACTTCGTAGTGCCGG TGAAAAACCAGGCGCGCTGGGTGGTGCAGTTCCTGGCGGACATGGCCGCACTGCACGCGCGCACGGGTGACTCCCGCTTCAGCGTCGTCCTGGTGGACTTTGAGAGCGAGGACATGGACGTGGAGCAGGCCCTCCGCGCCGCGCGGCTGCCCAG ATACCAATACCTGAGGCGAGCCGGGAACTTTGAGCGCTCTGCGGGGCTGCAGGCTGGAGTGGACGCGGTGGAG GATGCCAGCAGCATCGTTTTCCTCTGCGACCTGCACATCCACTTCCCCCCCAGTATCCTGGACGGCATCCGCAAGCACTGCGTGGAGGGCAAGCTGGCCTTCGCGCCTGTGGTCATGCGGCTAAGCTGTGGGAGCTCACCAGGGGACCCGCACG GTTACTGGGAGGTGAATGGCTTTGGCCTCTTCGGGATCTACAAGTCTGACTTTGACCGTATTGGAGGCATGAACACTGAGGAATTCCGGGACCAGTGGGGAGGCGAGGACTGGGAGCTCCTGGACAG GGTCCTGCAGGCAGGGCTGGAGGTGGAGCGACTCCGAGTGCGGAACTTCTACCACCACTTCCACTCCAGGCGGGGGATGTGGGGCGCGCGCAGCCGCAAGGCCGCCCGAAAGGAGGCCCCTTGA
- the B4GALNT4 gene encoding N-acetyl-beta-glucosaminyl-glycoprotein 4-beta-N-acetylgalactosaminyltransferase 1 isoform X1, translating into MLLRPAAAPGSLQPERPGGAGRGDRRQPLCRPPRALGQGQPGVAAAARGRGRRTKGHAGSGDAARSAQEWGAAATPLSAAPGGAGSGAMPWFPVKKIRKQIKLLLLLVLLTCAAWLTYVHLGLVRQGRALRQRLGSGRDGEKLSGVTDGRGVHTALATQRAEDSSESHEEEPVAEGRDLGVLFPGGAGRPLVLNLTRQVPAWREEYKGQANLHVFEDWCGGAVGQLRRNLHFPLFPHTRTTVKKLAVSPKWKNYGLRLFGFIHPARDGDVQFSVASDDNSEFWLSPNESPAGAQLVAFVGKTGSEWTAPGEFTKFSSQVSKPRRLMASRRYYFELLHKQDDRGSDHVEVGWRAFLPGLKFEVIGSAHISLYTDESALKMDHVAHVPQSPASHVGGRPRQEEPRADMLRPDPRDAFFLTPRVEPSDLESVLEPCAYAPTYVVKDFPIARYQGLQFVYLSFVYPNDHTRLTHMEADNKCFYRESPLYLERFGFYKYMKMDREEGGEDRQEAQRRAFLFLNPDDFLDDEDDGELLDAGLGPTGAPRRQGGRQLPAPAAPSEAAATPAAPPRRRSRALSWAARQLPLLLGRAPPPRPAARPSSGLSRVYVTRVRPGPRAPPRAPPLGARGPPRPPLPGVFLRPRPLPRVPLRAPPRPPRARGHRTSSPPAAELRAPAPAPATAEGRASAPGLAAPTADSNSSSEAQPVTSFLSLSQVSRPQLPGEGEEDEEEEGDDDEEGAPGDENASEDSEEAAGLARGRWREDAIDWQRTFSVGHVDFELLRSDWNDLRCNVSGNLQLPEAEAVDVVAQYMERLNMRHSGRYALLRIVNVEKRRDSARGSRFLLELELQERGGRRLRLSEYVFLRLPGARAGDTEEDRESPEPAAASPARPDGRPELCRPLRLAWRQDVTVHFVVPVKNQARWVVQFLADMAALHARTGDSRFSVVLVDFESEDMDVEQALRAARLPRYQYLRRAGNFERSAGLQAGVDAVEDASSIVFLCDLHIHFPPSILDGIRKHCVEGKLAFAPVVMRLSCGSSPGDPHGYWEVNGFGLFGIYKSDFDRIGGMNTEEFRDQWGGEDWELLDRVLQAGLEVERLRVRNFYHHFHSRRGMWGARSRKAARKEAP; encoded by the exons ATGCTGCTGCGTCCCGCCGCGGCCCCCGGGAGCTTGCAGCCCGAGCGgccgggcggggccgggcggggggaCCGCCGGCAGCCGCTCTGCCGCCCACCCCGGGCCCTCGGCCAAGGGCAGCCCGGGGTCGCGGCCGCAGCCCGGGGCCGCGGGCGGCGGACAAAGGGCCATGCGGGGTCGGGGGACGCGGCGCGGAGCGCGCAGGAGTGGGGGGCCGCAGCGACGCCGCTGAGCGCGGCCCCGGGCGGGGCGGGGTCGGGCGCGATGCCGTGGTTCCCGGTGAAGAAGATCCGCAAGCAGATcaagctgctgctcctgctggtgCTGCTTACCTGCGCCGCGTGGCTCACGTACGTGCACCTGGGCCTGGTGCGCCAGGGCCGCGCGCTGCGCCAGCGGCTGGGCTCCGGGCGAG ACGGTGAGAAGCTGAGCGGCGTGACCGACGGCCGGGGCGTCCACACTGCGCTGGCCACGCAGAGGGCAGAGGACTCCAGCGAGAGCCACGAGGAGGAGCCGGTG GCTGAAGGTCGGGACCTAGGTGTGCTGTTTCCAGGGGGCGCTGGAAGACCCCTGGTGCTCAACCTCACCCGTCAAGTGCCGGCGTGGCGAGAGGAG TACAAGGGGCAGGCGAATCTGCACGTGTTCGAGGACTGGTGCGGGGGCGCCGTGGGCCAGCTCCGGAGGAACCTGCACTTCCCGCTCTTTCCTCAC ACTCGCACCACCGTGAAGAAGCTGGCTGTGTCCCCCAAGTGGAAGAACTACGGCCTCCGCCTCTTCGGCTTCATCCACCCGGCGAGAGAtg GCGACGTCCAGTTCTCTGTGGCTTCGGATGACAACTCTGAGTTCTGGCTGAGCCCAAACGAGAGCCCAGCGGGTGCCCAGCTGGTGGCCTTTGTGGGCAAG ACGGGCTCAGAGTGGACGGCGCCTGGAGAGTTCACCAAGTTCAGCTCCCAGGTGTCCAAGCCCAGACG gctCATGGCCTCTCGGAGGTACTACTTTGAGCTGCTACACAAACAAGATGACCGCGGCTCAGACCACGTGGAAGTGGGC TGGCGAGCGTTCCTGCCGGGTCTGAAGTTCGAGGTCATCGGCTCTGCTCACATCTCCCTCTACACAG ACGAGTCAGCCCTGAAGATGGACCACGTGGCTCACGTGCCCCAGTCTCCTGCCAGTCACGTGGGGGGGCGGCCGCGGCAGGAGGAGCCCAGAGCTGACATGCTGCGGCCGGATCCCCGAGACGCCTTCTTTCTCA CGCCTCGGGTGGAGCCCTCGGATCTGGAGAGTGTGCTGGAGCCCTGCGCCTACGCCCCGACCTACGTGGTCAAGGACTTTCCCATCGCAAGATACCAGGGACTGCAATTC gTATACCTGTCCTTCGTTTATCCCAATGACCACACGCGCCTGACTCACATGGAGGCGGACAACAAGTGCTTCTACCGGGAGTCACCGCTGTATCTGGAGAG GTTTGGCTTCTACAAATACATGAAGATGGACCGGGAGGAGGGCGGGGAGGACCGCCAGGAGGCGCAGCGCCGAGCCTTCCTCTTCCTCAACCCCGACG ACTTCCTGGACGACGAGGACGACGGAGAGCTGCTCGACGCCGGCCTGGGGCCCACCGGCGCCCCCCGAAGGCAGGGCGGCCGCCAGCTCCCGGCCCCCGCTGCCCCCTCCGAGGCCGCGGCCACCCCCGCCGCGCCGCCGCGCCGCCGCTCCCGCGCGCTGAGCTGGGCGGCCCGCCAGCTCCCGCTGCTCTtgggccgcgccccgcccccgcggcCCGCCGCCCGGCCCTCCTCCGGGCTGTCCCGCGTGTACGTGACGCGCGTGCGGCCCGGCCCGCGGGCGCCCCCCCGGGCCCCGCCGCTCGGCGCTCGCGGCCCGCCCCGGCCGCCCTTGCCTGGCGTCTTCCTGCGCCCTCGACCCCTGCCCAGGGTGCCACTGCGGGCGCCCCCGCGCCCGCCCCGGGCTCGAGGCCACAGGACGAGCAGCCCCCCGGCCGCAGAGCTGCGAGCCCCGGCCCCGGCGCCGGCCACCGCGGAGGGCCGGGCAAGCGCGCCGGGACTCGCGGCCCCCACGGCGGACTCCAACTCTTCCTCTGAAGCGCAGCCCGTGACCTCCTTCCTGAGCTTGTCCCAGGTGTCCAGGCCACAGCTGCCTGGGGAGGgcgaggaggacgaggaggaggaaggggacgaTGACGAGGAAGGGGCGCCCGGCGACGAGAACGCCTCGGAGGACAGCGAGGAGGCGGCAGGCCTGGCGCGCGGCCGCTGGCGCGAGGACGCCATCGACTGGCAGCGCACGTTCAGCGTCGGCCACGTGGACTTCGAGCTGCTGCGCTCCGACTGGAACGATCTGCGCTGCAACGTGTCCGGGAACCTGCAGCTGCCCGAGGCCGAGGCCGTGGACGTGGTGGCTCAGTACATGGAGAGGCTGAACATGCGCCACAGCGG GCGGTACGCTCTGCTGCGCATCGTGAACGTGGAGAAGCGCCGGGACTCGGCGCGGGGAAGCCGCTTCCTCCTGGAACTCGAGCTCCAGGAGCGCGGCGGGCGCCGCCTGCGCCTGTCTGAGTACGTCTTCCTGCGCCTGCCCGGGGCCCGTGCCGGCGACACTGAGGAAGACCGCGAGAGCCCCGAGCCCGCCGCAGCCTCCCCCGCGCGCCCCGACGGCCGCCCGGAGCTGTGCCGGCCTCTGCGCCTGGCCTGGCGCCAGGACGTGACGGTGCACTTCGTAGTGCCGG TGAAAAACCAGGCGCGCTGGGTGGTGCAGTTCCTGGCGGACATGGCCGCACTGCACGCGCGCACGGGTGACTCCCGCTTCAGCGTCGTCCTGGTGGACTTTGAGAGCGAGGACATGGACGTGGAGCAGGCCCTCCGCGCCGCGCGGCTGCCCAG ATACCAATACCTGAGGCGAGCCGGGAACTTTGAGCGCTCTGCGGGGCTGCAGGCTGGAGTGGACGCGGTGGAG GATGCCAGCAGCATCGTTTTCCTCTGCGACCTGCACATCCACTTCCCCCCCAGTATCCTGGACGGCATCCGCAAGCACTGCGTGGAGGGCAAGCTGGCCTTCGCGCCTGTGGTCATGCGGCTAAGCTGTGGGAGCTCACCAGGGGACCCGCACG GTTACTGGGAGGTGAATGGCTTTGGCCTCTTCGGGATCTACAAGTCTGACTTTGACCGTATTGGAGGCATGAACACTGAGGAATTCCGGGACCAGTGGGGAGGCGAGGACTGGGAGCTCCTGGACAG GGTCCTGCAGGCAGGGCTGGAGGTGGAGCGACTCCGAGTGCGGAACTTCTACCACCACTTCCACTCCAGGCGGGGGATGTGGGGCGCGCGCAGCCGCAAGGCCGCCCGAAAGGAGGCCCCTTGA